A portion of the Parambassis ranga chromosome 22, fParRan2.1, whole genome shotgun sequence genome contains these proteins:
- the ltk gene encoding tyrosine-protein kinase receptor yields the protein MDYILKHNSYLSIVILIMSSTCHALFDRFLKEDLSDHLFPSHLDDDGQIASCDFESPCSWTLSNSSHSDWSVVSPQQPEASKAGMMPVTDHSVGSSEGHFLLLRSSPAAEASGICEYHLTSPVLPESNRQCILQVALYEGGPAAGNLTLLIKPVLSGVTVHSEVLHHGRHDDHRAKWEVLEAVIGKVDEPFQVTLHYTSCAEVHVALDSLEFIDCESEHQAIGLDDICEDSFHCENSADCIDPSQVCNFHTDCPMGEDEGFMCDALPFGSYCSFEGDSCGWSKSSQHSSWRRVAGDELLEKADMQGVTLQHTPGHFLFLQVRESNSHQEASVQSPSFPRPVSMDACQMHFSVYMYGDFNGSLLVTVEENGTSTAPLVWKSNGQRTDDWQTVVVLLSELHHGFYVKVTVVWEQGSNADVALDEIAIGAACFTSDVNSLLPMADLEDFLSPLPEPSASEVSLMTWWFTSCGASGPYGPTQAQCESTYRNKNVSVTVGKEGFLKGVQMWRVPATNRYLISAYGAAGGKGAKNHNKRNHGVFISAIFPLEKGDVLYILVGHQGEDACPGRNLRTQKICLGESSVIEDNLGMEAGAEWAGGGGGGGGATYIFKMEGGELVPLLIAAGGGGNSYLEDPESSLDHIPLEQYENSTGAPSTNGQSGAAGGGGGWNDSPSPQLSAGKSLVEGAEGGSSCELALSKLSWSTFGGFGGGGGACTAGGGGGGYRGGNAALTDEITADGQNGVSFIHPIGEIFLLPLAAMESHGECEIKVQLNCSHCQTQSCKREEDTHLILCLCDEDEILASDNVTCISTAAAPQDLPPEGPISTPLILAIVVSTIASGIALVCTGVILMWYRRKNDLHAVRGRLQSPEYKLSKIRSSTIMTDYNPNYCFAGKATSLSELKEVPRKNITLLRALGHGAFGEVYEGQVLGISGDGGPMQVAIKTLPEICSEQDEMDFLMEALIMSKFSHENIVRCIGVSLNILPRFILLELMTGGDMKTFLRQNRPRVGQTSSLTMRELLRMARDIACGCRYLEENHFIHRDIAARNCLLTCPGPDRVAKIGDFGMARDIYRASYYRKGGRAMLPVKWMPPEAFMEGIFTCKTDTWSFGVLLWEILSLGYMPYPCKTNHEVLEFVTSGGRMDPPKGCPGPVYRIMTQCWQHCPEHRPNFSTILERINYCTQDPDVINTPLPVEYGPNTDDDSSTVIRPTDPTSTSLTPLLVSHPVSQDSPSQMGLSSMGLSPTPLPPQPTKPRLLLQRTQPVHHEVTSCREVLEPSWAEPVPAPGLLAGGSWLHPEPPHHRPCSRNSSSSGSQRLKNKTKNLWNPTYGSWVLENFRGKKALAHTQSMPLSCSTSNTQTCNATCENSEAGCENTSSTYLSPSSAGSSSTPSPPCQPQAAPNVLSHKAPAGGGTKAAIDLAKLQSFPCGNVNYAYDEQSYEAESLPLVMPKAPEAITNTSSPLSVSSGASLGLALSLHTSSSGMPKLLLKRHASYGHEDVRRHTKAEKPTRDRDSGFSLSEDLSVTPI from the exons tGAGCAGTACGTGCCATGCCCTCTTCGACAGATTTCTGAAGGAGGACCTCTCTGATCACTTGTTTCCGTCTCACCTGGACGATGACGGCCAAA TTGCGTCCTGTGATTTTGAGTCCCCATGCTCCTGGACTTTATCAAACAGCTCCCATAGTGACTGGTCAGTGGTGTCACCACAGCAACCAGAAGCCTCGAAGGCTGGGATGATGCCTGTCACTGACCACTCAGTGGGAAGCTCTGAGG ggcacttcctcctcctccgctcctCACCTGCTGCTGAGGCCTCAGGGATATGTGAATACCACTTAACCAGCCCAGTCTTGCCAGAAAGCAACAGGCAGTGCATCTTACAGGTGGCTCTGTATGAGGGCGGTCCAGCAGCAGGAAACCTCACGCTACTGATCAAGCCTGTTCTCTCAGGTGTAACTGTTCACTCTGAAGTTCTCCACCATGGGAGGCATGACGACCACAG GGCTAAGTGGGAGGTTCTTGAGGCTGTGATTGGCAAAGTGGATGAGCCCTTTCAGGTGACCCTCCACTACACATCCTGTGCGGAAGTCCACGTGGCTCTGGACTCGCTGGAGTTCATAGATTGTGAATCAG AGCACCAGGCCATCGGACTGGACGATATCTGTGAGGACTCTTTCCACTGTGAAAACTCAGCAGACTGCATTGATCCGAGCCAAGTGTGCAACTTCCACACCGACTGTCCTATGGGAGAGGATGAAGGCTTCATGTGTG ATGCTCTTCCCTTTGGCTCATACTGTTCGTTCGAAGGGGATTCATGTGGTTGGTCTAAATCCAGCCAGCACTCGAGCTGGAGGAGGGTCGCTGGAGATGAGCTTCTGGAGAAAGCAGACATGCAGGGTGTAACGCTGCAGCACACACCAG ggcacttcctgttcctgcagGTAAGAGAGAGTAATTCCCATCAAGAAGCATCGGTTCAGAGTCCCTCTTTTCCTCGCCCTGTCTCCATGGATGCCTGTCAG ATGCATTTCTCTGTGTACATGTATGGGGACTTTAATGGCTCACTGCTAGTGACTGTAGAGGAGAATGGGACAAGCACAGCGCCCCTGGTCTGGAAGAGCAATGGTCAGAGGACAGATGACTGGCAAACTGTTGTTGTCCTCCTGAGTGAACTTCATCACGG GTTTTATGTGAAAGTGACAGTGGTGTGGGAACAAGGCTCCAACGCTGACGTTGCTCTTGATGAAATAGCAATTGGAGCAGCCTGCTTCACTTCAG ATGTCAACTCCCTGCTTCCCATGGCTGACTTGGAGGATTTCTTAAGCCCCCTTCCAGAGCCTTCAGCCTCAG AGGtttctctgatgacatggtgGTTCACTTCCTGTGGTGCCAGTGGTCCCTACGGGCCGACTCAAGCCCAGTGCGAGAGCACCTACAGGAACAAAAATGTCAGCGTTACTGTGGGGAAGGAAGGTTTCTTAAAAGGAGTCCAGATGTGGAGGGTACCAGCTACTAACAGATACTT GATCTCTGCTTATggggctgcaggaggaaaagGTGCCAAAAACCACAACAAACGCAACCACGGCGTCTTTATATCTGCCATATTTCCATTGGAGAAGGGCGATGTACTTTACATCTTGGTGGGCCACCAGGGAGAGGATGCATGCCCGGGG AGAAATCTCCGCACCCAGAAGATCTGCCTGGGAGAGTCGTCTGTAATTGAAGACAACCTTGGCATGGAGGCTGGTGCAGAGTGGGCTGGAGGCGGAGGTGGCGGAGGGGGAGCCACCTACATCTTTAAG ATGGAGGGTGGAGAGCTGGTTCCTTTGCTGATCGCAGCGGGTGGAGGAGGAAATTCCTACCTGGAGGACCCAGAGTCCAGTCTGGACCACATACCTCTGGAGCAGTATGAAAACAGCACCGGAGCTCCCAGCACCAATGGTCAAAGTGGCGCCGCAG gtggaggtggtggctgGAACGACAGTCCCAGTCCTCAACTGAGTGCTGGCAAGTCTCTGGTGGAGGGGGCAGAGGGGGGGTCCTCCTGTGAACTGGCCCTCTCTAAGCTCAGCTGGTCTACCTTCGGTGGctttggaggaggagggggagccTGCACAgctgggggtggaggaggaggatacagAG GTGGCAATGCTGCGCTGACTGATGAGATCACAGCTGATGGTCAGAATGGAgtttcattcatccatccaatAGGAGAAATCTTCCTGCTGCCACTAGCAG CCATGGAGAGCCATGGCGAGTGTGAGATCAAAGTGCAGCTAAACTGCAGCCACTGTCAGACACAGAGCTGCAAACGAGAAGAAGATACTCACCTtatcctctgtctctgtgacgAGGATGAAATCCTGGCCAGTGACAACGTAACGTGTATCAGTACTGCAG CAGCCCCACAAGACCTCCCCCCAGAGGGCCCAATTTCCACGCCTCTAATCCTCGCCATCGTGGTCTCCACCATCGCAAGTGGCATTGCACTGGTCTGCACTGGCGTCATCCTCA TGTGGTACCGCAGGAAGAACGACCTGCATGCAGTGAGGGGGCGTCTGCAGAGTCCAGAGTATAAGCTGAGCAAGATCCGCTCCTCCACCATCATGACGGACTACAACCCAAACTACTGCTTTGCTGGCAAGGCCACCTCGCTCAGCGAGCTGAAGGAAGTACCCCGCAAGAACATCACTCTTCTGAG gGCTCTTGGACATGGTGCATTTGGTGAAGTCTATGAAGGACAAGTTCTGGGGATCAGCGGGGATGGGGGCCCCATGCAGGTGGCCATTAAG ACTCTTCCAGAAATCTGCTCTGAACAGGATGAAATGGATTTCCTGATGGAGGCACTGATTATGAG CAAGTTCAGCCATGAGAACATTGTGCGCTGTATCGGCGTCAGTCTGAACATCCTGCCACGCTTCATCCTGCTGGAACTGATGACCGGAGGAGACATGAAGACCTTTCTGAGACAGAACAGGCCGCGAGTT GGCCAGACCTCTTCACTTACCATGCGGGAGCTGCTGCGGATGGCAAGAGACATCGCCTGTGGCTGTCGCTACCTGGAGGAGAACCACTTCATACACAG AGATATTGCTGCAAGAAATTGTCTGCTCACCTGCCCTGGACCAGACAGAGTGGCCAAGATTGGAGACTTTGGCATGGCTCGAGACATTtacag AGCCAGCTATTACAGGAAGGGTGGTCGTGCCATGCTGCCAGTCAAGTGGATGCCACCCGAGGCCTTTATGGAGGGAATCTTTACTTGCAAGACTGACACGTG GTCATTTGGAGTGCTGCTCTGGGAGATCCTCTCTCTGGGTTACATGCCATATCCATGTAAAACCAACCACGAGGTCCTGGAGTTCGTCACCAGCGGGGGCAGAATGGATCCTCCAAAGGGTTGCCCGGGGCCTGT TTATCGGATCATGACCCAGTGTTGGCAGCACTGTCCTGAGCACCGGCCCAACTTCTCAACTATCCTGGAGAGAATCAACTATTGTACTCAG GACCCAGATGTGATCAACACACCTCTACCAGTGGAATATGGCCCTAACACAGatgatgacagcagcacagtaaTCCGTCCCACTGACCCCACCTCCACCAGCCTTACTCCACTCCTAGTGTCACACCCTGTTTCCCAGGATTCTCCCTCCCAGATGGGTCTCTCCTCCATGGGCCTCAGTCCCACTCCTCTTCCACCACAGCCCACCAAACCccgtctgctgctgcagagaacgCAGCCTGTCCATCACGAAGTGACGTCATGTCGGGAAGTGCTGGAGCCGTCCTGGGCTGAGCCAGTTCCTGCTCCTGGTTTGTTAGCCGGAGGCAGTTGGCTCCACCCTGAGCCTCCGCATCACCGACCTTGCTCCAGAAACAGCTCCTCCTCAGGGAGCCAGAGGCTGAAGAACAAGACTAAGAACCTCTGGAATCCTACATATGGCTCCTGGGTCTTGGAAAACTTCAGGGGGAAGAAAGCCCTAGCTCACACTCAGTCCATGCCACTCTCCTGCTCCACTTCtaacacacagacctgcaacGCAACCTGTGAGAACAGTGAGGCTGGGTGTGAGAACACCAGCAGCACCTACCTCAGCCCTTCCAGCGCCGGCTCTTCTTCAACTCCCTCCCCTCCATGCCAGCCTCAGGCTGCACCAAACGTGCTGTCCCATAAggcaccagcaggtggaggcacaAAAGCTGCCATAGACCTGGCTAAGCTTCAGAGTTTCCCCTGTGGCAATGTCAACTATGCCTACGATGAGCAGAGCTATGAGGCAGAGAGCCTGCCCTTGGTCATGCCCAAAGCCCCAGAAGCCATCACAAACACCAGCTCTCCCCTAAGTGTGTCCTCGGGGGCGAGCCTGGGACTGGCGTTAAGCCTCCATACCTCCTCATCCGGTATGcccaagctgctgctgaagcgCCACGCTAGCTACGGACACGAGGACGTGAGGAGACACACCAAAGCCGAGAAACCCACACGTGACCGAGACTCAGGCTTTTCTTTGTCTGAAGACCTCAGCGTTACCcccatctaa